ACGCCAGGCTCGGCAGTGAGATGGAAGGCGCGCCCGACGATATGATGATGCTGGCGACGAGCTTCCAGCGTCGCCTGGCCAAAGCACGCGCAGCGGTCAACGGCGACGACCCGGATGAGTCGCAGCTCGAAGCCTCCCCGGCCGAGATCGCGTATCTGATGAAGGGCTACTTTGCCGCGACTGACCCGGCCCGCCAGCAGTTTATGCTGCGCCAACTTTACGACCTGGGCGCCGGCGCCGAGCTGGTCGCCCGCATCGAAACCTACCGGCAGACCTTTGAGCGCGAGCATCAACGCCGCGCCTACCTGCCCCCCGACGTCTTTACACTGAGCGAGCCCGGGCTCTACCGTGCGCCCGGCACCCTTGAAGCCGCTGGCGAGTTCTAAAAGATCGACGAGCCCTACCTATGAGTGATGAGATCGTCCTCGACGTCCAGGACGTCGCCAAAACCTACCGCGTGGGCTTTTTCCGCAAACGCGTCGACGCCGTCAAAGCCGTGAGCTTTCAGATTCGGCGCGGCGAGATCTATGGGCTTGTGGGGCCCAACGGCGCGGGCAAGTCCACGACGATTAAGATGATCACGGGGCTTGTGCGCCCCGACCGCGGGCAGGTGCGCATCTTCGGGATGCCATCAACCCGGGTCGCCGCACGCGCCCGCATGGGCTTTCTTCCCGAGAACCCGAACCTCTACCCTCATCTGAAGGCCGGCGAGCTCATGCGCTTCTACGGAGGCCTCCTGGGGCTCAGTCGCAAGGAGTCTGATGCCCGCGCCGAACGCCTGCTGAATCAGGTCGGCCTTGGCCACGCGCTGGACCGCCCCATCTCGAAGTTCTCCAAAGGCATGAAGCAGCGCGCCGGCATCGCCCAGGCGCTCCTGGGTGACCCGGAGTTTGTCGTGCTCGACGAGCCCCAGTCCGGCCTCGACCCCATTGGCCGACGCGAGATTCGCGACCTGGTCGTCGACCTGCGGCGTCAGGGCAAAACGATCCTCTTCTGCAGCCACATCCTTCCGGATGTGGAAGACATCTGCGACCGCGTTACCCTGGTGCATCAGGGCGAAGTTCGCGAGACGGGGTATATCCACGAGCTGCTCAACCCCGATGTGCTGCGCTACGAGCTCTTCGCGCGCCGCTGGACCCCCGAGCTCACCGACACCCTGGGTGATCGGGTGCTGCAACGCTTCGATATTGGCGAGGTCAGCCGCGTCGACCTCCGGGGCGACATCGATCTGGAAGAGACGCTCGCGCTCATCGCCTCGGCCGGCGCCCGCGTGGAAAGTCTGCAACCGCAGAAACAACGCCTGGAAGACGTCTTTATCCGCGACACCACCGAGACCTCGGAGGCTCGCCCATGATCCGCACGCTGCGACAAGTCGACGCCTTCGCCCGCAACGCCCTTTTGGAGGGACTTCGCAACAAGGTGCTCTATGCGGTGCTCGTCGCCGCGCTCGCTGCCCTGGGCGCGGCAAGCGCCTTCGGCGCGCTGAGCCTGCATCAGGAAGAGCGCCTCTTTAACAACCTGGTCTTCGCCATCGGGCATCTCTTTCTGGTGGCGCTGGCGATCTACCAGGGGGTCAACGCGCTGCACCGCGAGATCGAGTCGAAGACGATCTTCACCGTGCTCTCCAAACCCGTCACCCGTGCGTCCTTTCTGGTCGGAAAGTTCGCGGCCAGCGTGGGCATCCTGGCGGTGTGCTGGGCGCTGATGTTTGGTGCCAAGGCTCTGACCGGGCTGGCGCTCGGCTATGAGATCGGCGCGCTGCATCTTGCCACCTACCTGGGATCGTTGATGCAGCTCGTGCTGGTGCTCGCGTTGGCGTTCTTCTTCAGCGCGTTCTCCGGGCCCCTCTTAAGCGCCCTCTTCACCTTCGGGCTCGTCGTGGTCGGAAGCCTCACCCCGCAGCTGGCCGACGCCTCGCGTCAGTTCGCCAATGAGGGCAACCCGCTTCACCTGATCCTCGATGTGGCCCTCTACGTGGTTCCTGATCTGGAGAAGCTCAACCTCTCCTATGAGCTCGCCACGGGCATTGAGGTGGGCTGGGGCTACCTCCTCCACGCGCTGCTCTACACAGGCGTGACCGCGGGGCTCTTGCTGGGCTTTGGCTACCTGATCTTCTCGCGCCGCGACTTCGCCTGAGCGCAGGCTTCGCGCGCGTCCCGAGAGCTTGCGAATCGGGGTGGGGTGTTTATCGTCGAGCCGTTCTTTTGCCTTATCGACGATGGAGATGCCCCATGCATGTGGAACACCGCACCACGATCACCGCTGAGCCCGACGCGGTCTTCGCCTTTATTCAGAGCCCTGAATACCACCAGGCACTTGTGCCGCGCCTTCATCTTGTGGAGGCCATTGAGCCCGTGAGCGAAGAGCGCGCGGAAGATGGCACGATCATGCGTGTCGCCCGCTACACCGCGCGCGCCGAGCTCCCCGGCGTTCTCAAACGTTTTGAGGCTAAGGCCCCGGACTTTGTGCATTGGGAGGAGCGCAGCCAGCTCAATCCCCTCACCTGCGAGCTGCGCTACGAGATCGTGCCGGAGATGCCCGAGCGCTGGCGAAGTTACTACGCCAATCAGGGCACCCTTCGCGTCGAGCCGCACGCCGGAGGCACCGAGAGCATCGTGGTACAGCACCTGGAGTTCAGCGTCTCCGTTCCCGGGCTCTCGCTCTTTATCGGTAAAGCGTTGCGCTCCGAGATCACCCGGATCTTTGACGCCCAGGGCACTGTGCTTCGCGACCATTTCGACACGAACGCCTGATTCGCCTTCCCGCCCCGGCAACTGACACAAAAAAGCCCCGACTGAGCCAGGCTCAGTCGGGGCTTTTTGATGCTTGCTTTCACCTCTCACCAACCCGGCGCCCCGAAGGTCGCCGAGCTCGGTGAGGCTCAGGCGCGATCAGCGCTGGATGCTGGCACCCAGGGCATCGAACACGAAGCGGCTCATGTCCATCTTGGCCACGACGTTATTCAGCTGCTCCTCGCGGACTTCCGCGTACTCGCGAGCATCTTCGTACGCCGGCGTACCCGGGGTGGCATCTTCCAGCAGCTGCTGGCCGAAGTGGTACTCCGCCAGAAGCTCATTGGCGCGGTCGATCATACGACCCGACACCGAGCGACCCTCGACATCAGCCGACTGGTAGACCTGACCGGTGACCGGGTGGATGAACTCCTTGACCTGAACGTTCGGCCCGAAGGGCTGGTTCTGACCGTTGGTCACACCGATCTTGAGGTAGTGCGCGAAGTCCACGTAGCGGTCTTCCCAGGTCGAGTTGTAGATGAGGCCACCGACCATCATGTTGAACTCGTGGTTGATAGACTGCGGGGTGAAGATGCGCGGCATCCCTTCCTGCGGGTTGCTCAGGCCAAGGCCGAAGCTCGACGCGGAGATCGGGCGGGGATCGTCGTACTTACCGTTGTCGATGACACCACCGTACGCCGAGTAGTCACCCAGGAGCACACCTTCGAGCATGCTGAGCATTTCATCCTTGAAGACCGTCCAGAACGAGAGGTTCGTGGCGCGGAAGTCGGTGAAGAAGGTGCTCTGCGCGAAGTTGGCGTTGATGTCGAAGATCGACTGCGAAGCAACCATCTTGTCGATGTAGGTACCGACGCGGTCGATGCGGTAATCGTACTCATCGGTGAACCCGAAGTTGTAGTGGTTACCGATACCCTTCGGAATGTCGATGTACTCGTCACACTCACCGTATTCGGCGTGGTACTGGGCCGGCAGGTAGGTGTTGTTGAGATCGAAGTACCAGCCGTCATCCAGACGGGAGTTGGCCGGCTCGTACTTGCAGAAGCGGCCCGGCTCCGCCATCGCCATCACTTCGTTGTAGAAGTTGAAGGTGTCGATCGACGCCGTCAGCAAGTCATCGGTGTAATCACCCAGGTTATAGAAGCGGTAGAGGCCGTAGTAACGGAAGGGCTCCTGCGCCATCTGGAAGGTCGAGTACACGCGGTTGATGTAGTTGCTGTAGTTCTCGTAGCCACGGCTGATGTGGTGACGACGGTAACGCCAGAAGGTCTGCAGCGCGCGATAGGTATCGAAGCTGTGGTTGACGATCTCACGCTGGTTGGCACCGAAGTCCCAGATGGAGCAGTTGAGGATTCCGCCGCGGAATTCATCCGAGCAGAACTCGTAAGCCACGGAGCGGTCCAGGTTGGGCTGGTTCTCGC
This DNA window, taken from Lujinxingia sediminis, encodes the following:
- a CDS encoding ABC transporter permease codes for the protein MIRTLRQVDAFARNALLEGLRNKVLYAVLVAALAALGAASAFGALSLHQEERLFNNLVFAIGHLFLVALAIYQGVNALHREIESKTIFTVLSKPVTRASFLVGKFAASVGILAVCWALMFGAKALTGLALGYEIGALHLATYLGSLMQLVLVLALAFFFSAFSGPLLSALFTFGLVVVGSLTPQLADASRQFANEGNPLHLILDVALYVVPDLEKLNLSYELATGIEVGWGYLLHALLYTGVTAGLLLGFGYLIFSRRDFA
- a CDS encoding ABC transporter ATP-binding protein; protein product: MSDEIVLDVQDVAKTYRVGFFRKRVDAVKAVSFQIRRGEIYGLVGPNGAGKSTTIKMITGLVRPDRGQVRIFGMPSTRVAARARMGFLPENPNLYPHLKAGELMRFYGGLLGLSRKESDARAERLLNQVGLGHALDRPISKFSKGMKQRAGIAQALLGDPEFVVLDEPQSGLDPIGRREIRDLVVDLRRQGKTILFCSHILPDVEDICDRVTLVHQGEVRETGYIHELLNPDVLRYELFARRWTPELTDTLGDRVLQRFDIGEVSRVDLRGDIDLEETLALIASAGARVESLQPQKQRLEDVFIRDTTETSEARP
- a CDS encoding DUF2505 family protein — encoded protein: MHVEHRTTITAEPDAVFAFIQSPEYHQALVPRLHLVEAIEPVSEERAEDGTIMRVARYTARAELPGVLKRFEAKAPDFVHWEERSQLNPLTCELRYEIVPEMPERWRSYYANQGTLRVEPHAGGTESIVVQHLEFSVSVPGLSLFIGKALRSEITRIFDAQGTVLRDHFDTNA